The following are from one region of the Sardina pilchardus chromosome 4, fSarPil1.1, whole genome shotgun sequence genome:
- the poglut2 gene encoding protein O-glucosyltransferase 2, with the protein MLGKRLLWWSCLCALALVLQTLPGTFAESLPSAAKSLVWGPGLEPKVILPARYFFIQAADSDGRNFTRSPGEKTFEVKISSPTEPFSRIWIQVLDRNDGSFVVRYRMYASYTDLHIQVLLQDKDVARSPYVLQGAVYHEGCDCPEPDGQVWAELMHCPASFPQIDSDLSLFPEVHLQTIAEEIPRRFGQRQSLCHYTVKDNKVYIKTHGEHVGFRIFMDAFLLSLTRKVRLPDLEFFVNLGDWPLEKRRPPEKLHPIFSWCGSNETRDIVMPTYDITESVLETMGRVSLDMLSVQGNSGPEWALKNSSAIWRGRDSRRERLELVKLARANPHLLDAAFTSFFFFQHNESLYGPLVKHMSFFSFFKYKYQINVDGTVAAYRLPYLLAGSSVVLKQDSAYYEHFYSQLVPWQHYIPIKADLSDLLDKIRWAQDHDDEAKKIALAGQEFARTYLMGDNIFCYYFRLFQEYAKRQVTAPEVREGMELVGQPTDELFPCYCHHTQAKDEL; encoded by the exons ATGTTGGGAAAACGGCTGTTGTGGTGGTCGTGTTTGTGCGCTCTGGCGCTTGTGTTGCAGACATTACCTGGGACGTTTGCTGAATCACTGCCGAGCGCTGCCAAAAGTCTGGTCTGGGGACCGGGTCTAGAGCCGAAGGTGATCCTCCCAGCGCGTTATTTCTTCATTCAAGCTGCTGACAGCGACGGGAGAAA TTTCACACGCTCACCTGGAGAGAAGACGTTCGAGGTGAAGATCTCATCGCCAACGGAACCGTTCTCCCGGATCTGGATCCAGGTTCTGGATCGGAATGATGGTTCCTTCGTGGTGCGGTACCGTATGTATGCCAGCTATACGGACCTCCACATCCAAGTTCTGCTGCAGGACAAGGACGTAGCCCGGTCTCCGTATGTTCTCCAAG gtgcagTGTATCATGAGGGTTGTGACTGCCCAGAGCCTGATGGCCAGGTGTGGGCGGAGCTTATGCATTGTCCCGCCTCCTTCCCTCAGATTGACAGCGACCTGTCGCTCTTCCCAGAGGTCCACCTGCAGACCATCGCCGAGGAGATCCCCCGACGCTTCGGCCAACGGCAGAGCCTGTGCCACTACACCGTCAAGGacaacaag GTCTACATTAAGACTCACGGGGAGCATGTGGGCTTCAGGATCTTCATGGATGCCTTCCTCCTCTCGCTCACACGCAAA gtGCGTCTGCCAGACCTGGAGTTTTTTGTGAACCTCGGTGATTGGCCGCTGGAAAAGAGGCGGCCCCCTGAGAAGCTCCACCCCATCTTCTCCTGGTGTGGGTCCAATGAGACGCGAGACATCGTCATGCCGACATATGACATCACAGAGTCTGTCCTGGAAACCATGGGCAG ggtgagtCTGGACATGCTGTCTGTGCAGGGCAACAGTGGGCCAGAGTGGGCGCTGAAGAACAGCAGTGCTATCTGGCGCGGGCGGGACAGCAGGAGGGAGCGTCTGGAGCTGGTGAAGCTGGCGCGTGCCAACCCTCACCTGCTGGACGCCGCCTTCAccagcttcttcttcttccagcACAACGAGAGCCTCTACGGGCCACTGGTCAAGCACATGTCCTTCTTCAGCTTCTTCAAG TATAAGTACCAGATTAACGTTGATGGGACGGTGGCGGCCTACAGGCTTCCGTACCTGCTGGCAGGAAGCAGTGTGGTTCTGAAGCAAGACTCCGCCTACTACGAGCACTTCTACAGCCAGCTGGTGCCATGGCAACACTACATTCCCATCAAGGCTGACCTCAGCGACCTGCTCGACAAGATCCGCTGGGCTCAAGACCATGACGACGAG gctaagAAGATAGCGTTAGCTGGACAGGAGTTTGCACGCACATACCTAATGGGAGACAACATCTTCTGTTACTACTTCAGACTGTTCCAG gaatACGCTAAGCGGCAGGTGACTGCACCAGAGGTGCGAGAGGGGATGGAGTTGGTGGGACAACCCACGGATGAGCTCTTCCCCTGCTACTGTcaccacacacag gccaaGGATGAGCTTTGA